The Mycobacterium paragordonae genome includes a region encoding these proteins:
- a CDS encoding antibiotic biosynthesis monooxygenase yields the protein MFARSTTIQAQPSSINMGIEYVRDVVMPALDEMEGCLGLSLLVDRESGRCIATSSWETESAMQRSAERVWPVRYRAVEIFGGSAVVDQWRIAVLHRDHRSGPGACVRATWLRTRPEQFERGIDYYRWAVLPAIEDFEGFCSASLMVDPTSARAVVSVTYDSHEAMDRCSESARSMRTAMMRDLGVDQDDVGEFELALAHLRVPELV from the coding sequence GTGTTTGCACGTTCCACAACCATCCAGGCGCAGCCATCGTCGATCAACATGGGCATCGAATACGTTCGCGACGTGGTCATGCCGGCCCTCGATGAGATGGAGGGCTGCCTGGGCCTCTCGCTGTTGGTCGATCGCGAGTCCGGCCGATGCATCGCCACCAGCTCCTGGGAAACCGAATCGGCGATGCAGCGCAGTGCCGAGCGGGTGTGGCCGGTGCGCTACCGCGCCGTCGAGATCTTCGGAGGCAGCGCCGTCGTCGATCAGTGGCGCATCGCGGTGCTGCATCGCGATCACCGCTCCGGCCCCGGCGCCTGTGTGCGGGCCACCTGGCTGCGGACCCGGCCCGAGCAGTTCGAGCGCGGCATCGACTACTACCGGTGGGCGGTACTGCCGGCCATCGAGGATTTCGAAGGCTTCTGCAGCGCCAGCCTGATGGTCGACCCGACGTCGGCGCGGGCCGTGGTGTCGGTGACCTACGACAGTCACGAAGCGATGGACCGCTGCAGCGAGTCGGCCCGCTCGATGCGGACGGCGATGATGCGTGATCTCGGCGTCGATCAGGACGACGTCGGCGAGTTCGAGCTGGCGCTGGCTCACCTGCGGGTGCCCGAGCTGGTCTGA
- a CDS encoding secondary thiamine-phosphate synthase enzyme YjbQ has product MLDVDTARRRIVDLTDAVREFCGNHADGLCNVFVPHATAGVAIIETGAGSDDDLVDTLERLLPRDDRYRHSHGSPGHGADHVLPAIISPSVTVPVSGGEPLLGTWQSVVLVDLNRDNPRRSVRLSFVKG; this is encoded by the coding sequence GTGCTGGATGTGGACACCGCGCGTCGCCGGATCGTTGACCTCACCGACGCGGTGCGCGAGTTCTGCGGCAACCACGCGGACGGCCTTTGCAATGTCTTCGTCCCACACGCGACCGCCGGGGTGGCCATCATCGAGACCGGCGCCGGGTCCGACGACGACCTGGTGGACACGCTGGAGCGGTTGCTGCCCCGCGACGACCGCTACCGGCACTCGCACGGCTCGCCGGGCCACGGCGCCGACCACGTGCTGCCGGCGATCATTTCGCCCTCGGTAACGGTGCCGGTCAGCGGCGGCGAGCCGCTGTTGGGCACCTGGCAGAGCGTCGTGCTGGTCGACCTGAACCGCGATAATCCGCGGCGGTCGGTCCGGTTGAGCTTCGTCAAAGGCTAG
- the alaS gene encoding alanine--tRNA ligase, protein MQTHEIRKRFLGHFVKAGHTEVPSASVILDDPNLLFVNAGMVQFVPFFLGQRTPPYATATSIQKCIRTPDIDEVGITTRHNTFFQMAGNFSFGDYFKRGAIELAWALLTNPVADGGYGLDPEKLWATVYLDDDEAAELWRDIAGLPAERIQRRGMADNYWSMGIPGPCGPSSEIYYDRGPEFGVDGGPIANEDRYLEVWNLVFMQNERGEGTSKEDYEILGPLPRKNIDTGMGVERIALVLQNVHNVYETDLLRPVIDLVAGRAPRGYDVGNHADDVRYRIIADHSRTAAILIGDGVSPGNDGRGYVLRRLLRRVIRSAKLLGIDTPIVGDLMATVRDAMGPSYPELANDFERINRIAVAEETAFNRTLASGSKLFDDVAGTTKSSGATVVSGSDAFTLHDTYGFPIELTLEMAAESGLTVDEAGFRELMAEQRRRAKADAAARKHAHADLTAYRELVDAGPTEFTGFDELTSEARILGIFVDGKRVPVVAHADAINADRVELILDRTPLYAESGGQIADAGSISGTGSGASARAAVTDVQKIAKTLHAHRVNVESGEFVEGDTVVAAVDPGWRKGATQGHSGTHMVHAALRQVLGPNAVQAGSLNRPGYLRFDFNWQGPLSEDQRNQIEEVTNEAVQADFEVHTFLEKLEKAKAMGAMALFGEAYPDQVRVVEMGGPFSLELCGGTHVHNTAQIGPVTILGESSIGSGVRRVEAYVGLESFRHLAKERALMAGLASSLRVPSEEVPARVASLVERLKAAEKELERARLAGARAAATNAAAGAERIGNVRVVAQRMSAGMTAADLRSLAGDIRGKLGSDPAVVALIAEGDGSTVPYAVAANPAAQDLGLNANELVKQLAGSVDGRGGGKADLAQGSGKNPTGIDAALDALRSEIAVIARVA, encoded by the coding sequence GTGCAGACACACGAGATCAGGAAGCGGTTCCTTGGTCATTTCGTGAAGGCAGGTCACACCGAGGTTCCGAGCGCCTCGGTGATTCTCGACGACCCCAACCTGCTGTTCGTCAATGCCGGCATGGTCCAGTTCGTGCCGTTCTTCCTCGGCCAGCGCACACCGCCGTATGCAACGGCCACCAGCATCCAGAAGTGCATCCGCACTCCTGACATCGACGAGGTGGGCATCACCACCCGGCACAACACCTTCTTCCAGATGGCCGGCAACTTCTCCTTCGGCGACTACTTCAAGCGGGGCGCCATCGAGCTGGCCTGGGCCTTGCTGACCAATCCGGTCGCCGACGGCGGCTACGGCCTCGACCCCGAAAAGCTCTGGGCCACAGTCTATCTCGATGACGACGAGGCCGCGGAGCTGTGGCGCGACATTGCGGGTCTGCCGGCCGAGCGCATTCAGCGCCGCGGCATGGCCGACAACTACTGGTCGATGGGCATCCCCGGCCCGTGCGGTCCGTCCTCGGAGATCTACTACGACCGCGGTCCCGAATTCGGCGTCGACGGCGGCCCCATCGCCAACGAGGACCGCTACCTCGAGGTCTGGAACCTCGTGTTCATGCAGAACGAGCGCGGCGAGGGCACCTCCAAAGAGGACTACGAGATTCTCGGACCGTTGCCCCGCAAGAACATCGACACCGGCATGGGCGTCGAGCGCATCGCGCTGGTGCTGCAGAACGTGCACAACGTCTACGAGACCGACCTGCTGCGTCCGGTGATCGACCTCGTCGCCGGGCGCGCGCCCCGCGGATATGACGTCGGAAACCACGCCGATGACGTGCGCTACCGGATCATCGCCGACCACAGCCGCACCGCGGCCATTCTGATCGGCGACGGTGTCAGCCCCGGTAACGACGGCCGCGGGTACGTGTTGCGCCGGCTACTGCGGCGGGTCATCCGGTCGGCCAAGCTGCTCGGGATCGACACCCCGATCGTGGGTGACCTGATGGCCACCGTGCGCGACGCGATGGGCCCGTCGTACCCCGAGCTGGCCAATGACTTCGAGCGGATCAACCGCATCGCGGTCGCCGAGGAGACCGCGTTCAACCGCACCCTGGCTTCGGGCTCGAAGCTGTTCGACGACGTGGCCGGTACCACGAAGTCCTCGGGTGCCACGGTCGTCTCCGGCTCGGATGCCTTCACCCTGCACGACACCTACGGCTTCCCGATCGAGCTCACCCTGGAGATGGCCGCCGAATCCGGCCTGACGGTCGACGAGGCGGGCTTCCGGGAACTGATGGCCGAGCAGCGCCGGCGCGCCAAGGCCGACGCCGCCGCGCGCAAGCACGCGCACGCCGACCTGACCGCCTACCGGGAACTGGTCGACGCCGGACCCACCGAGTTCACCGGTTTCGACGAATTGACCTCCGAGGCAAGAATTCTCGGCATCTTCGTGGACGGCAAGCGGGTCCCGGTGGTGGCGCACGCCGATGCGATCAATGCCGATCGGGTGGAGTTGATCCTGGATCGCACGCCGCTGTACGCCGAGTCGGGCGGCCAGATCGCCGACGCGGGCAGCATTAGCGGCACCGGGTCGGGAGCCAGCGCCCGCGCCGCGGTCACCGACGTGCAGAAGATCGCGAAAACGCTGCATGCTCACCGGGTCAACGTCGAGTCCGGCGAGTTCGTAGAGGGCGACACTGTGGTCGCCGCGGTGGACCCGGGCTGGCGCAAGGGCGCGACCCAGGGCCACTCCGGCACCCACATGGTGCACGCCGCGCTGCGACAAGTGTTGGGCCCCAACGCCGTTCAGGCCGGATCTTTGAACCGTCCGGGCTACCTGCGGTTCGACTTCAACTGGCAGGGACCGCTGTCGGAGGACCAGCGCAACCAGATCGAAGAGGTGACCAACGAGGCCGTTCAGGCCGACTTCGAGGTGCACACCTTCCTCGAGAAACTCGAGAAGGCCAAGGCCATGGGCGCAATGGCGCTGTTCGGCGAGGCCTACCCCGACCAGGTGCGGGTCGTCGAGATGGGTGGCCCGTTCTCGCTGGAGCTGTGTGGTGGCACCCACGTGCACAACACGGCGCAGATCGGGCCGGTGACCATCCTCGGCGAATCCTCGATCGGTTCCGGGGTGCGCCGGGTGGAGGCCTACGTCGGGCTGGAGTCGTTCCGGCACCTCGCCAAGGAACGCGCGCTGATGGCGGGCCTGGCGTCGTCGCTGAGGGTGCCGTCCGAGGAGGTGCCGGCCCGGGTCGCGAGCCTGGTGGAACGGCTCAAGGCGGCGGAGAAGGAACTCGAACGTGCGCGGCTGGCCGGCGCCCGCGCCGCGGCCACGAACGCCGCCGCCGGGGCCGAGCGCATCGGCAATGTCCGGGTGGTCGCACAGCGGATGTCGGCCGGCATGACGGCCGCAGACCTGCGCTCCCTGGCAGGCGACATTCGCGGCAAGCTGGGCAGCGATCCCGCGGTGGTCGCCTTGATCGCCGAGGGGGACGGATCGACCGTCCCGTACGCGGTGGCCGCCAACCCGGCCGCTCAGGACCTCGGCCTCAATGCCAATGAACTGGTCAAACAGCTCGCCGGCAGCGTCGACGGCCGTGGCGGCGGCAAGGCCGACCTGGCTCAGGGTTCGGGCAAGAACCCGACCGGCATCGACGCGGCGCTGGACGCGCTGCGTTCGGAGATCGCCGTGATAGCGCGGGTCGCTTGA
- the ruvX gene encoding Holliday junction resolvase RuvX: MRSPQRQPDRPGESDPGRGRRLGVDVGTVRIGVAASDPDGILATPVETVRRDRSGRHLRRLATLTAEYEAVEVIVGLPRTLADRIGQSAQDAIEVADALAERVAPTPVRLADERLTTVTAQRSLRDAGIKARQQRSVIDQAAAVAILQGWLDQRRALITGPADNEAADV, translated from the coding sequence TTGCGATCGCCGCAGCGCCAGCCTGACCGGCCGGGCGAATCAGACCCCGGCAGGGGGCGGCGCCTCGGTGTCGACGTGGGCACCGTACGTATCGGTGTGGCCGCCAGCGATCCGGACGGCATCCTGGCCACCCCGGTGGAGACCGTGCGACGCGACCGGTCCGGCAGACACTTGCGCCGACTGGCCACGCTGACCGCCGAATACGAGGCCGTCGAGGTGATCGTTGGACTGCCCCGCACCCTGGCCGACCGCATCGGCCAGTCGGCACAGGACGCCATCGAGGTCGCCGACGCTCTTGCCGAACGGGTGGCGCCGACCCCGGTCCGGCTCGCTGACGAGCGGTTGACCACGGTCACCGCGCAACGGTCGCTGCGGGACGCGGGCATCAAGGCCAGGCAGCAGCGTTCGGTCATCGACCAAGCTGCGGCCGTGGCAATCCTGCAGGGCTGGCTGGATCAGCGTCGTGCGCTGATCACGGGGCCTGCCGACAACGAGGCGGCCGATGTCTGA
- the mltG gene encoding endolytic transglycosylase MltG: MSEREKARPVAVGPSRHRRTRADRKKEQRTRRRRRAAGGFAAGLLVVVVVAAVVVGTKLWHVFSGNDDDYTGAGKQDVVIQIQSGDSTTAVGETLLKRGVVRTVRAFVDAAHGNAAISSIQPGYYRMRTEIPAANAVSRLADPNSRVGKLVIPEGRQLDDTTDMKTNKTTPGILTLISRATCVDLDGNQRCVSLADLKASASKSTPAALQVPKWAVEPVGELGTDHRRLEGLIAPGTFNIDPAASAETILASLISAGTVEYLTSGLEDTAKAIGLSPYDILVVASLVQQEANVQDFTKVAQVIYNRLHEHRKLEFDSTVNYPLDRREVATSDADRAQRTPWNTYMSEGLPATAICSPGVDALRAAEHPAAGDWLYFVTIDAQGTTLFTRDYQQHLANIELAKRNGVLDSAR, from the coding sequence ATGTCTGAGCGGGAAAAAGCCAGGCCTGTGGCGGTGGGACCGAGTAGGCACCGCCGCACCCGCGCCGACCGCAAGAAGGAGCAGCGCACCCGTCGTCGGCGCCGCGCCGCCGGTGGGTTCGCGGCCGGGCTGCTGGTCGTCGTGGTGGTGGCCGCCGTCGTCGTCGGCACGAAACTCTGGCACGTCTTCTCGGGCAACGATGACGACTACACCGGCGCCGGCAAGCAGGACGTCGTGATCCAGATCCAGTCCGGCGATTCCACCACGGCGGTGGGCGAGACATTGCTCAAGCGGGGTGTGGTGCGCACCGTGCGGGCGTTCGTCGACGCCGCCCACGGCAACGCGGCGATTTCGTCGATTCAGCCGGGGTACTACCGAATGCGCACCGAGATTCCGGCGGCCAACGCGGTGTCGCGGCTGGCCGACCCGAACAGCCGGGTGGGCAAGCTGGTCATTCCGGAGGGGCGTCAGCTCGACGACACCACCGACATGAAGACCAATAAAACGACTCCCGGGATCCTGACCCTGATCTCGCGCGCGACATGCGTGGATCTGGACGGGAACCAGCGCTGCGTGTCGCTGGCCGATCTCAAGGCCTCGGCGAGCAAGAGCACTCCGGCGGCGCTGCAGGTGCCGAAATGGGCTGTCGAGCCGGTCGGTGAGCTGGGCACCGACCACCGCCGGCTGGAGGGCCTGATCGCGCCCGGCACCTTCAACATCGACCCGGCGGCTTCGGCGGAAACCATTCTGGCCAGCCTCATCAGCGCCGGAACCGTGGAATACCTGACCTCAGGGTTGGAGGACACGGCCAAGGCGATCGGGCTGTCGCCCTACGACATCCTGGTGGTGGCCTCGCTGGTCCAGCAGGAAGCCAACGTGCAGGACTTCACCAAGGTCGCGCAGGTCATCTACAACCGGCTGCATGAACACCGGAAGCTGGAGTTCGACTCGACGGTCAACTATCCGCTGGACCGTCGGGAGGTCGCCACCAGCGACGCCGACCGCGCGCAGCGGACCCCGTGGAACACCTACATGTCCGAAGGCCTGCCGGCCACCGCGATCTGCTCACCAGGGGTGGACGCGCTGCGTGCGGCCGAGCATCCGGCGGCGGGTGACTGGCTGTACTTCGTCACCATCGACGCCCAGGGGACCACGCTGTTCACCCGGGATTATCAGCAGCATCTGGCGAACATCGAACTGGCCAAGCGCAACGGTGTCCTCGACTCCGCACGCTAG
- a CDS encoding shikimate dehydrogenase has protein sequence MSSTPHARKAGVLGSPIAHSKSPQLHLAAYRALGLDDWTYDRIECTAEQLPGVVGGFGPEWVGVSVTMPGKFAALRFADERTARAEQVGSANTLVRTARGWRADNTDIDGVAGALGQASGRALVAGSGGTAPAAVVGLATLGVTGITVVARNPDKAARLVDLGARLGVATTYCGLDDDALTDAVAGAQVLVSTLPADVAARYAEAFAAVPVLLDAIYYPWPTPLAAAVQTAGGRVISGLQMLLHQAFAQVEQFTGMPAPREAMTCALEELI, from the coding sequence GTGTCCTCGACTCCGCACGCTAGAAAGGCTGGGGTGCTCGGTTCGCCGATCGCGCATTCGAAGTCCCCACAGCTGCACCTGGCCGCCTACCGCGCGCTCGGCCTCGACGACTGGACCTATGACCGCATCGAGTGCACCGCCGAGCAACTGCCCGGCGTGGTCGGCGGGTTCGGCCCCGAGTGGGTCGGCGTGTCGGTGACCATGCCGGGCAAGTTCGCCGCACTGCGGTTCGCTGACGAACGCACCGCGCGCGCCGAGCAGGTCGGGTCCGCCAACACCCTGGTGCGCACGGCGCGCGGATGGCGAGCCGACAACACCGACATCGACGGCGTGGCGGGCGCGCTCGGGCAGGCGTCCGGGCGTGCGCTGGTGGCCGGTTCGGGTGGCACGGCCCCGGCGGCCGTTGTGGGGCTGGCCACGCTCGGGGTCACCGGCATCACGGTGGTGGCCCGCAACCCGGACAAGGCCGCCCGGCTGGTCGATCTGGGCGCCCGCTTGGGGGTGGCGACGACGTACTGCGGCCTGGACGATGACGCGCTGACGGATGCGGTGGCCGGCGCACAGGTGCTGGTCAGCACGCTGCCCGCCGACGTCGCCGCGCGCTACGCCGAGGCCTTCGCTGCGGTCCCGGTGCTGTTGGACGCCATCTACTACCCGTGGCCCACCCCGTTGGCCGCAGCGGTGCAGACCGCCGGCGGCCGCGTGATCAGCGGCCTGCAGATGCTGCTGCACCAGGCGTTCGCGCAGGTGGAGCAGTTCACCGGGATGCCGGCCCCTCGCGAGGCGATGACTTGCGCACTCGAGGAATTGATCTAG
- a CDS encoding A24 family peptidase has protein sequence MRIGIVAAWLVALSYYDLRQRRLPNLLTLPGGAAILIGAALAGRGTQALAGGLALMAVYLVVYLAAPTAMGAGDVKLAVGLGGLTGCLGFEVWFLAALAAPLLTAVAGLILRMSTVPHGPSMCLATAWTAALALG, from the coding sequence ATGCGGATCGGGATCGTCGCGGCTTGGCTGGTCGCCCTGAGTTACTACGACCTTCGGCAGCGGCGGCTGCCCAACCTGCTGACACTGCCCGGCGGGGCGGCGATCCTGATCGGGGCGGCGCTGGCGGGTCGCGGAACGCAGGCGCTGGCGGGTGGGTTGGCGCTGATGGCGGTGTATCTCGTGGTGTATCTGGCGGCGCCGACGGCCATGGGCGCCGGAGACGTCAAGCTCGCGGTCGGGCTCGGTGGCCTGACCGGTTGCCTCGGTTTCGAGGTGTGGTTTTTGGCGGCGCTGGCCGCGCCGCTGCTGACCGCCGTGGCCGGGCTGATATTGCGGATGTCCACCGTGCCGCACGGACCGTCGATGTGCCTGGCGACGGCGTGGACGGCGGCGCTGGCCCTCGGGTAA
- the aroC gene encoding chorismate synthase translates to MLRWITAGESHGRALVAMVEGMVAGVEVTSTEIADELARRRLGYGRGARMKFERDAVTMLSGVRHGVTLGGPIAIEIGNTEWPKWETVMAPDPVDPAQLADSARNEPLTRPRPGHADYAGMLKYGFDDARPVLERASARETAARVAAGTVARAFLRQALGVEVLSHVISIGASEPYAGPPPRPEDLAAIDASPVRAYDEDAERSMIAEIEAAKKDGDTLGGVVEVVASGLPVGLGSFTSGDNRLDSQLAAAVMGIQAIKGVEVGDGFETARRRGSRAHDEMYPGPDGVVRSTNRAGGLEGGMTNGQPLRVRAAMKPISTVPRALATVDMATGDEAVAIHQRSDVCAVPAAGVVVETMVALVLARAALEKFGGDSLAETRRNIESYQRTVAEREAPAARAAGS, encoded by the coding sequence GTGTTGCGCTGGATCACTGCTGGGGAATCCCATGGCCGCGCGTTGGTGGCCATGGTCGAGGGCATGGTCGCCGGCGTCGAGGTGACGTCTACCGAAATCGCCGACGAGCTGGCCCGCCGACGCCTGGGCTACGGCCGGGGTGCCCGGATGAAGTTCGAGCGCGACGCGGTGACCATGTTGTCGGGCGTACGGCACGGCGTCACGCTGGGCGGGCCCATCGCGATCGAGATTGGCAACACGGAGTGGCCGAAGTGGGAAACCGTGATGGCCCCCGACCCCGTCGACCCGGCCCAGCTCGCAGACAGCGCGCGCAATGAACCGCTGACCCGTCCGCGGCCGGGGCACGCCGACTACGCCGGCATGCTCAAGTACGGCTTCGACGACGCCCGCCCGGTGCTGGAGCGTGCCAGTGCCCGCGAAACCGCGGCCCGTGTCGCGGCCGGCACCGTCGCCCGGGCGTTCCTGCGCCAGGCGCTGGGCGTCGAGGTGCTCTCGCACGTCATCTCCATCGGCGCGTCAGAGCCGTATGCCGGCCCGCCGCCGCGCCCGGAAGACCTGGCCGCTATCGACGCCAGCCCGGTCCGCGCGTATGACGAAGACGCTGAGAGGTCGATGATCGCCGAGATCGAGGCGGCCAAGAAGGATGGCGACACCCTCGGTGGCGTGGTCGAGGTGGTGGCATCGGGCCTGCCGGTCGGCCTGGGTTCATTCACCAGCGGCGACAACCGGCTGGACAGCCAGCTGGCCGCCGCGGTGATGGGCATCCAAGCGATCAAGGGCGTCGAGGTCGGTGACGGTTTCGAAACCGCCCGCCGTCGTGGCAGCCGGGCCCACGACGAGATGTACCCGGGGCCCGACGGGGTGGTCCGCTCGACCAACCGGGCCGGTGGGCTCGAAGGTGGCATGACCAACGGCCAGCCGCTGCGGGTGCGCGCGGCGATGAAGCCGATCTCCACCGTGCCGCGGGCACTGGCCACCGTCGACATGGCCACCGGCGACGAAGCGGTCGCCATCCACCAGCGCTCAGACGTGTGCGCGGTGCCGGCCGCCGGAGTGGTCGTCGAGACCATGGTGGCGCTGGTGCTCGCCCGCGCGGCACTGGAGAAGTTCGGCGGCGATTCGCTGGCCGAAACCCGCCGCAACATCGAGTCCTACCAGCGCACGGTCGCCGAGCGGGAGGCGCCCGCCGCCCGGGCCGCCGGAAGCTAG
- a CDS encoding shikimate kinase, giving the protein MAPRAVLVGLPGSGKSTIGRRLAKALGVGLLDTDAAIEQRTGRTIAEIFATDGEPEFRRIEEEVIRAALEEHDGVLSLGGGAVTSPGVCAALAGHTVVYLEISAAEGVRRTGGNTVRPLLAGPDRAEKFRELMSKRIPLYRRVATIRVDTNRRNPGAVVRYIVSRLQTPTSVEATK; this is encoded by the coding sequence ATGGCTCCCAGGGCGGTACTCGTCGGCCTGCCGGGTTCCGGCAAATCGACCATCGGGCGTCGGCTGGCCAAGGCGCTCGGGGTCGGCCTGCTCGACACCGACGCCGCCATCGAGCAGCGGACCGGCCGCACCATCGCCGAGATCTTCGCCACCGACGGCGAACCGGAGTTCCGCCGCATCGAGGAGGAGGTGATCCGTGCGGCGCTCGAGGAGCACGACGGCGTGCTGTCGCTGGGTGGTGGCGCGGTCACCAGCCCGGGGGTGTGCGCGGCGCTGGCCGGTCACACGGTCGTCTACCTCGAGATCAGTGCCGCCGAAGGCGTGCGGCGCACCGGCGGCAACACGGTGCGGCCACTGTTGGCCGGGCCCGACCGTGCCGAGAAGTTCCGCGAACTGATGTCCAAACGCATTCCGCTGTACCGCCGGGTCGCGACGATCCGGGTGGACACCAACCGCCGCAACCCCGGCGCGGTGGTCCGCTACATCGTGTCGCGACTGCAGACCCCGACT